Proteins encoded in a region of the Bacillota bacterium genome:
- the tuf gene encoding elongation factor Tu (EF-Tu; promotes GTP-dependent binding of aminoacyl-tRNA to the A-site of ribosomes during protein biosynthesis; when the tRNA anticodon matches the mRNA codon, GTP hydrolysis results; the inactive EF-Tu-GDP leaves the ribosome and release of GDP is promoted by elongation factor Ts; many prokaryotes have two copies of the gene encoding EF-Tu) codes for QEEGGRHKPFFDGYRPQFYFRTTDVTGVLNLPEGVEMVMPGDKITMTVELITPIAMEPGVRFAIREGGRTVGAGVVTEVLL; via the coding sequence CACAAGAAGAAGGCGGACGCCACAAGCCCTTCTTTGACGGGTACCGCCCGCAGTTCTACTTCCGCACCACCGACGTCACTGGCGTACTCAACCTGCCCGAGGGCGTGGAGATGGTTATGCCTGGCGACAAAATCACCATGACGGTAGAACTTATTACTCCTATCGCTATGGAGCCCGGTGTGCGCTTCGCCATTCGCGAAGGCGGCCGTACCGTTGGTGCCGGTGTAGTTACCGAAGTATTGCTCTAA